Proteins encoded in a region of the Dasypus novemcinctus isolate mDasNov1 chromosome 24, mDasNov1.1.hap2, whole genome shotgun sequence genome:
- the DNMT3B gene encoding DNA (cytosine-5)-methyltransferase 3B isoform X5 — MEPSPEPPSLETMKGDTRHLNGEEDASGREDSILTNGACSDQSSDSKDAPSPPILEAISSPEIRGRRSSSRLSKREVSSLLSYTQDLTGEGDEGEDGDGSDTPVMPKLFRETRTRSESPASLRRRAVASAGSPWPSPASPYLTIDLTDDDVAPQSSSTPYSRLAQDSQQESLESPQVDAEGRESDGTEYQDGKEFGIGDLVWGKIKGFSWWPAMVVSWKVTSKRQAMTGMRWVQWFGDGKFSEVSADKLVALGLFSQHFNLATFNKLVSYRKAMYHALEKARVRAGKTFPSSPGDSLEDQLKPMLEWAHGGFKPTGIEGLKPNNSKRPENKTRRRTADDSVTSDYCPPPKRLKTNCSNNGKDRGEEDQSREQMALDVTNSKSSLEDSCLSCGRKSPVSFHPLFEGGLCQTCQDRFLELFYMYDDDGYQSYCTVCCEGRELLLCSNTSCCRCFCVECLEVLVGAGTAANAKLQEPWSCYMCVPQRCHGILRRRKDWNLRLQAFFTSDMGHEYEAPKLYPAIPAARRRPIRVLSLFDGIATGYLVLKELGIKVEKYVASEVCEESIAVGTVKHEGNIKYVNDVRNITKRNIEEWGPFDLVIGGSPCNDLSNVNPARKGLYEGTGRLFFEFYHLLNYARPKEGDNRPFFWMFENVVAMKVGDKRDISRFLECNPVMIDAIKVSAAHRARYFWGNLPGMNRIFGFPVHYTDVSNMSRGARQKLLGRSWSVPVIRHLFAPLKDYFACE; from the exons GAAACAATGAAGGGAGATACCAGGCATCTGAACGGCGAGGAGGACGCCAGCGGGAGGGAAGACTCCATCCTCACCAACGGGGCCTGCAGTGACCAGTCATCTGACTCCAAGGACGCCCCCTCACCCCCCATCCTGGAGGCTATCAGCTCCCCGGAGATCAGAG GACGCAGATCAAGCTCTCGATTGTCCAAGAGGGAGGTCTCCAGTCTGCTGAGTTACACTCAG GATCTGACAGGCGAGGGAGATGAAGGGGAAGACGGAGATGGCTCTGACACCCCAGTGATGCCAAAACTCTTCCGTGAAACCAGGACTCGCTCTGAAAGCCCAGCT TCCCTGCGGCGGCGGGCAGTAGCATCTGCAGGCTCACCGTGGCCATCCCCTGCCAGCCCCTACCTCACCATCGACCTCACGGATGATGATGTGGCTCCCCAGAGCAGCAGTACCCCATACTCCCGCCTGGCCCAGGACAGTCAGCAAGAGAGCTTGGAGTCCCCCCAAGTGGATGCAGAGGGGAGAGAGTCTGATGGCACCGAATATCAG GATGGGAAGGAGTTTGGAATTGGAGACCTTGTGTGGGGAAAGATCAAGGGCTTCTCTTGGTGGCCTGCCATGGTGGTCTCCTGGAAGGTCACCTCCAAGCGCCAGGCCATGACTGGCATGCGATGGGTGCAGTGGTTTGGCGATGGCAAGTTCTCAGAG GTCTCTGCGGACAAGCTGGTGGCTCTGGGGCTGTTCAGCCAGCACTTTAACCTGGCCACCTTCAATAAGCTGGTCTCCTACAGGAAGGCCATGTACCACGCCCTGGAG AAAGCCAGGGTGCGAGCTGGCAAGACCTTCCCCAGTAGCCCCGGAGACTCGTTGGAGGACCAACTGAAGCCCATGCTGGAGTGGGCCCACGGGGGCTTCAAGCCCACTGGGATCGAGGGCCTTAAACCCAACAACAGCAAGCGACCAG AGAACAAGACTCGAAGACGCACAGCTGACGACTCTGTCACCTCAGACTACTGCCCCCCACCTAAGCGGCTCAAGACAAATTGCTCCAACAACGGCAAGGACCGCGGGGAGGAGGATCAGAGTCGAG AGCAAATGGCTTTGGATGTTACCAACAGCAAAAGTAGCCTAGAAG ATAGCTGCTTGTCCTGTGGTAGGAAAAGCCCCGTGTCCTTCCACCCTCTTTTTGAGGGTGGGCTCTGCCAGACGTGTCAG GATCGCTTCCTTGAGCTGTTCTACATGTATGACGACGATGGCTACCAGTCCTACTGCACAGTATGCTGTGAGGGCCGTGAACTGCTCCTCTGCAGTAACACAAGCTGCTGTCG GTGCTTCTGTGTGGAGTGCCTGGAGGTGCTGGTGGGTGCAGGCACGGCGGCCAATGCCAAGCTGCAGGAGCCCTGGAGCTGCTATATGTGCGTGCCACAGCGCTGCCACGGCATCCTGCGGCGCAGGAAGGACTGGAACCTGCGCCTGCAGGCCTTCTTCACCAGCGACATGGGGCATGAATAT GAAGCTCCCAAGTTGTACCCTGCGATTCCCGCTGCCCGAAGGCGGCCCATCCGAGTCTTGTCCCTGTTTGATGGAATTGCAACTG GGTACTTGGTTCTGAAAGAATTGGGCATTAAAGTTGAGAAATACGTCGCCTCTGAAGTGTGTGAAGAGTCCATTGCTGTTGGAACCGTAAAGCATGAAGGGAACATCAAATATGTGAATGACGTCAGGAACATCACGAAGAGAAAT atTGAGGAATGGGGCCCATTTGACTTGGTGATTGGTGGCAGCCCGTGCAATGATCTCTCAAATGTGAACCCTGCCAGGAAAGGCCTGTACG AGGGCACAGGCCGGCTCTTCTTTGAGTTCTACCACCTGCTGAATTACGCACGCCCCAAGGAGGGGGATAACCGACCCTTCTTCTGGATGTTTGAGAATGTCGTAGCCATGAAGGTCGGGGACAAGAGGGACATCTCACGGTTCCTGGAG tgTAACCCGGTGATGATTGATGCCATCAAAGTGTCTGCTGCTCACAGGGCCCGATATTTCTGGGGTAACCTGCCTGGGATGAACAG
- the DNMT3B gene encoding DNA (cytosine-5)-methyltransferase 3B isoform X4, with translation MEPSPEPPSLETMKGDTRHLNGEEDASGREDSILTNGACSDQSSDSKDAPSPPILEAISSPEIRGRRSSSRLSKREVSSLLSYTQDLTGEGDEGEDGDGSDTPVMPKLFRETRTRSESPAVRTRNSNSAFSRERHRPFPRSTRGRQGRNPVDESPVEFPATRSLRRRAVASAGSPWPSPASPYLTIDLTDDDVAPQSSSTPYSRLAQDSQQESLESPQVDAEGRESDGTEYQDGKEFGIGDLVWGKIKGFSWWPAMVVSWKVTSKRQAMTGMRWVQWFGDGKFSEVSADKLVALGLFSQHFNLATFNKLVSYRKAMYHALEKARVRAGKTFPSSPGDSLEDQLKPMLEWAHGGFKPTGIEGLKPNNSKRPENKTRRRTADDSVTSDYCPPPKRLKTNCSNNGKDRGEEDQSREQMALDVTNSKSSLEDSCLSCGRKSPVSFHPLFEGGLCQTCQDRFLELFYMYDDDGYQSYCTVCCEGRELLLCSNTSCCRCFCVECLEVLVGAGTAANAKLQEPWSCYMCVPQRCHGILRRRKDWNLRLQAFFTSDMGHEYEAPKLYPAIPAARRRPIRVLSLFDGIATGYLVLKELGIKVEKYVASEVCEESIAVGTVKHEGNIKYVNDVRNITKRNIEEWGPFDLVIGGSPCNDLSNVNPARKGLYEGTGRLFFEFYHLLNYARPKEGDNRPFFWMFENVVAMKVGDKRDISRFLECNPVMIDAIKVSAAHRARYFWGNLPGMNRIFGFPVHYTDVSNMSRGARQKLLGRSWSVPVIRHLFAPLKDYFACE, from the exons GAAACAATGAAGGGAGATACCAGGCATCTGAACGGCGAGGAGGACGCCAGCGGGAGGGAAGACTCCATCCTCACCAACGGGGCCTGCAGTGACCAGTCATCTGACTCCAAGGACGCCCCCTCACCCCCCATCCTGGAGGCTATCAGCTCCCCGGAGATCAGAG GACGCAGATCAAGCTCTCGATTGTCCAAGAGGGAGGTCTCCAGTCTGCTGAGTTACACTCAG GATCTGACAGGCGAGGGAGATGAAGGGGAAGACGGAGATGGCTCTGACACCCCAGTGATGCCAAAACTCTTCCGTGAAACCAGGACTCGCTCTGAAAGCCCAGCT GTCCGAACCCGAAATAGCAACAGTGCCTTCAGCCGGGAGAGGCACAGGCCCTTCCCACGCTCCACTCGAGGCCGGCAGGGCCGCAATCCCGTGGATGAGTCCCCCGTGGAGTTTCCGGCTACCAGG TCCCTGCGGCGGCGGGCAGTAGCATCTGCAGGCTCACCGTGGCCATCCCCTGCCAGCCCCTACCTCACCATCGACCTCACGGATGATGATGTGGCTCCCCAGAGCAGCAGTACCCCATACTCCCGCCTGGCCCAGGACAGTCAGCAAGAGAGCTTGGAGTCCCCCCAAGTGGATGCAGAGGGGAGAGAGTCTGATGGCACCGAATATCAG GATGGGAAGGAGTTTGGAATTGGAGACCTTGTGTGGGGAAAGATCAAGGGCTTCTCTTGGTGGCCTGCCATGGTGGTCTCCTGGAAGGTCACCTCCAAGCGCCAGGCCATGACTGGCATGCGATGGGTGCAGTGGTTTGGCGATGGCAAGTTCTCAGAG GTCTCTGCGGACAAGCTGGTGGCTCTGGGGCTGTTCAGCCAGCACTTTAACCTGGCCACCTTCAATAAGCTGGTCTCCTACAGGAAGGCCATGTACCACGCCCTGGAG AAAGCCAGGGTGCGAGCTGGCAAGACCTTCCCCAGTAGCCCCGGAGACTCGTTGGAGGACCAACTGAAGCCCATGCTGGAGTGGGCCCACGGGGGCTTCAAGCCCACTGGGATCGAGGGCCTTAAACCCAACAACAGCAAGCGACCAG AGAACAAGACTCGAAGACGCACAGCTGACGACTCTGTCACCTCAGACTACTGCCCCCCACCTAAGCGGCTCAAGACAAATTGCTCCAACAACGGCAAGGACCGCGGGGAGGAGGATCAGAGTCGAG AGCAAATGGCTTTGGATGTTACCAACAGCAAAAGTAGCCTAGAAG ATAGCTGCTTGTCCTGTGGTAGGAAAAGCCCCGTGTCCTTCCACCCTCTTTTTGAGGGTGGGCTCTGCCAGACGTGTCAG GATCGCTTCCTTGAGCTGTTCTACATGTATGACGACGATGGCTACCAGTCCTACTGCACAGTATGCTGTGAGGGCCGTGAACTGCTCCTCTGCAGTAACACAAGCTGCTGTCG GTGCTTCTGTGTGGAGTGCCTGGAGGTGCTGGTGGGTGCAGGCACGGCGGCCAATGCCAAGCTGCAGGAGCCCTGGAGCTGCTATATGTGCGTGCCACAGCGCTGCCACGGCATCCTGCGGCGCAGGAAGGACTGGAACCTGCGCCTGCAGGCCTTCTTCACCAGCGACATGGGGCATGAATAT GAAGCTCCCAAGTTGTACCCTGCGATTCCCGCTGCCCGAAGGCGGCCCATCCGAGTCTTGTCCCTGTTTGATGGAATTGCAACTG GGTACTTGGTTCTGAAAGAATTGGGCATTAAAGTTGAGAAATACGTCGCCTCTGAAGTGTGTGAAGAGTCCATTGCTGTTGGAACCGTAAAGCATGAAGGGAACATCAAATATGTGAATGACGTCAGGAACATCACGAAGAGAAAT atTGAGGAATGGGGCCCATTTGACTTGGTGATTGGTGGCAGCCCGTGCAATGATCTCTCAAATGTGAACCCTGCCAGGAAAGGCCTGTACG AGGGCACAGGCCGGCTCTTCTTTGAGTTCTACCACCTGCTGAATTACGCACGCCCCAAGGAGGGGGATAACCGACCCTTCTTCTGGATGTTTGAGAATGTCGTAGCCATGAAGGTCGGGGACAAGAGGGACATCTCACGGTTCCTGGAG tgTAACCCGGTGATGATTGATGCCATCAAAGTGTCTGCTGCTCACAGGGCCCGATATTTCTGGGGTAACCTGCCTGGGATGAACAG
- the DNMT3B gene encoding DNA (cytosine-5)-methyltransferase 3B isoform X6: MKGDTRHLNGEEDASGREDSILTNGACSDQSSDSKDAPSPPILEAISSPEIRGRRSSSRLSKREVSSLLSYTQDLTGEGDEGEDGDGSDTPVMPKLFRETRTRSESPASLRRRAVASAGSPWPSPASPYLTIDLTDDDVAPQSSSTPYSRLAQDSQQESLESPQVDAEGRESDGTEYQDGKEFGIGDLVWGKIKGFSWWPAMVVSWKVTSKRQAMTGMRWVQWFGDGKFSEVSADKLVALGLFSQHFNLATFNKLVSYRKAMYHALEKARVRAGKTFPSSPGDSLEDQLKPMLEWAHGGFKPTGIEGLKPNNSKRPENKTRRRTADDSVTSDYCPPPKRLKTNCSNNGKDRGEEDQSREQMALDVTNSKSSLEDSCLSCGRKSPVSFHPLFEGGLCQTCQDRFLELFYMYDDDGYQSYCTVCCEGRELLLCSNTSCCRCFCVECLEVLVGAGTAANAKLQEPWSCYMCVPQRCHGILRRRKDWNLRLQAFFTSDMGHEYEAPKLYPAIPAARRRPIRVLSLFDGIATGYLVLKELGIKVEKYVASEVCEESIAVGTVKHEGNIKYVNDVRNITKRNIEEWGPFDLVIGGSPCNDLSNVNPARKGLYEGTGRLFFEFYHLLNYARPKEGDNRPFFWMFENVVAMKVGDKRDISRFLECNPVMIDAIKVSAAHRARYFWGNLPGMNRIFGFPVHYTDVSNMSRGARQKLLGRSWSVPVIRHLFAPLKDYFACE; this comes from the exons ATGAAGGGAGATACCAGGCATCTGAACGGCGAGGAGGACGCCAGCGGGAGGGAAGACTCCATCCTCACCAACGGGGCCTGCAGTGACCAGTCATCTGACTCCAAGGACGCCCCCTCACCCCCCATCCTGGAGGCTATCAGCTCCCCGGAGATCAGAG GACGCAGATCAAGCTCTCGATTGTCCAAGAGGGAGGTCTCCAGTCTGCTGAGTTACACTCAG GATCTGACAGGCGAGGGAGATGAAGGGGAAGACGGAGATGGCTCTGACACCCCAGTGATGCCAAAACTCTTCCGTGAAACCAGGACTCGCTCTGAAAGCCCAGCT TCCCTGCGGCGGCGGGCAGTAGCATCTGCAGGCTCACCGTGGCCATCCCCTGCCAGCCCCTACCTCACCATCGACCTCACGGATGATGATGTGGCTCCCCAGAGCAGCAGTACCCCATACTCCCGCCTGGCCCAGGACAGTCAGCAAGAGAGCTTGGAGTCCCCCCAAGTGGATGCAGAGGGGAGAGAGTCTGATGGCACCGAATATCAG GATGGGAAGGAGTTTGGAATTGGAGACCTTGTGTGGGGAAAGATCAAGGGCTTCTCTTGGTGGCCTGCCATGGTGGTCTCCTGGAAGGTCACCTCCAAGCGCCAGGCCATGACTGGCATGCGATGGGTGCAGTGGTTTGGCGATGGCAAGTTCTCAGAG GTCTCTGCGGACAAGCTGGTGGCTCTGGGGCTGTTCAGCCAGCACTTTAACCTGGCCACCTTCAATAAGCTGGTCTCCTACAGGAAGGCCATGTACCACGCCCTGGAG AAAGCCAGGGTGCGAGCTGGCAAGACCTTCCCCAGTAGCCCCGGAGACTCGTTGGAGGACCAACTGAAGCCCATGCTGGAGTGGGCCCACGGGGGCTTCAAGCCCACTGGGATCGAGGGCCTTAAACCCAACAACAGCAAGCGACCAG AGAACAAGACTCGAAGACGCACAGCTGACGACTCTGTCACCTCAGACTACTGCCCCCCACCTAAGCGGCTCAAGACAAATTGCTCCAACAACGGCAAGGACCGCGGGGAGGAGGATCAGAGTCGAG AGCAAATGGCTTTGGATGTTACCAACAGCAAAAGTAGCCTAGAAG ATAGCTGCTTGTCCTGTGGTAGGAAAAGCCCCGTGTCCTTCCACCCTCTTTTTGAGGGTGGGCTCTGCCAGACGTGTCAG GATCGCTTCCTTGAGCTGTTCTACATGTATGACGACGATGGCTACCAGTCCTACTGCACAGTATGCTGTGAGGGCCGTGAACTGCTCCTCTGCAGTAACACAAGCTGCTGTCG GTGCTTCTGTGTGGAGTGCCTGGAGGTGCTGGTGGGTGCAGGCACGGCGGCCAATGCCAAGCTGCAGGAGCCCTGGAGCTGCTATATGTGCGTGCCACAGCGCTGCCACGGCATCCTGCGGCGCAGGAAGGACTGGAACCTGCGCCTGCAGGCCTTCTTCACCAGCGACATGGGGCATGAATAT GAAGCTCCCAAGTTGTACCCTGCGATTCCCGCTGCCCGAAGGCGGCCCATCCGAGTCTTGTCCCTGTTTGATGGAATTGCAACTG GGTACTTGGTTCTGAAAGAATTGGGCATTAAAGTTGAGAAATACGTCGCCTCTGAAGTGTGTGAAGAGTCCATTGCTGTTGGAACCGTAAAGCATGAAGGGAACATCAAATATGTGAATGACGTCAGGAACATCACGAAGAGAAAT atTGAGGAATGGGGCCCATTTGACTTGGTGATTGGTGGCAGCCCGTGCAATGATCTCTCAAATGTGAACCCTGCCAGGAAAGGCCTGTACG AGGGCACAGGCCGGCTCTTCTTTGAGTTCTACCACCTGCTGAATTACGCACGCCCCAAGGAGGGGGATAACCGACCCTTCTTCTGGATGTTTGAGAATGTCGTAGCCATGAAGGTCGGGGACAAGAGGGACATCTCACGGTTCCTGGAG tgTAACCCGGTGATGATTGATGCCATCAAAGTGTCTGCTGCTCACAGGGCCCGATATTTCTGGGGTAACCTGCCTGGGATGAACAG